Genomic window (Candidatus Methylomirabilis sp.):
CCTTCTTGCTCATCACAAGACACGGCAGGCGCTCCGTGCATTGACCCGTTGTATATTCTAACAGGAGGTAGTCATTACGAGGCCAGTGATGGCTCACACACAAAGCAGAGAGATGAGGCAGCGGGAGGCGATCTGATACACGGCGCCTGTCTTGGGCAGGATTTCCGTGGCGGGAAAGCAGGCTCCTAACCCCGCCTATCCTCCCCTTGTATGCATTTCAAGATGGGGGTCTGCTCTAAGCCTCTCCACCGGAATCAACACCTCTCTAGACCGCATCTCTTTCCGCTCTTCCGCGCCGCGATCGCTTCGCCTAGTCCATCCCGAGACGATCGTGGAGATGAGTTCCGCTTTCGAGACCCCCGCCCTCAGCGGCGACCGCAGGTCGATCCCGTGTTGGGCGTACAGGCACAAGTACCACGTCCCATCAGCGGTGAGCCGACTCCTGTCGCAGGTACGGCAGAACGGCGTCGTTGTAGACGCGACGATGCCGAACACTGTCCCATCCGGCAGGACGAACCGATCGGCAGGCGCAGCGCTCACTGGAGCGACAGGTTCAATGTGGCCGTACCGTCGCGTGAGAACCTCAAGGATCTGAGCCCTGGAGAAGACCCTATTCATCGACCACAGGGTCGCCCCGCCCACATCCATGTACTCGATGAAGCGGACCTCGGCGCTGATCTGCCTGCCAAACTCCAGCAGATCAATGAGTTCGTCTTCGTTGACCCCCCGCATGACCACGGTATCAATCTTCAATCCCGTGAAGCCGACCTGCCCCGCAGCCTTGATCCCATCCAGCACCTTATCGTGAAAGTCTCTTCGTGTCAGCGCCGTGAAACGATCGGGACGAAGGGTATCCAGGCTCACAGTCACGCGGTGCAAGCCGGCGTCATACAGCGACTGCGCGGATTCAGCTAATAAGACTCCGTTAGTCGTGATGGCAAGATCCTTGATCCGCTGGTTATGTGCAATCATCTTGACCAAAGCCGCAAGGTCTCTGCGGACGAGTGGCTCGCCTCCCGTAAGGCGAACCTTGTCAACGCCCAGCTCTGCAAAGATATCCACCAGGCCGCTCACCTCTTCCAACGTCAGGATCTCCTTGCGCGGAAGCCAGACGTATTCCTCCTCAGGCATACAGTACTGACAGCGCAGGTTGCACCTGTCGGTGACCGACAGGCGCAGACTGCGAAGAGGCCTGCTCAATGTGTCAAGAAACGTTGGGGGGTGTTCGGTAT
Coding sequences:
- the moaA gene encoding GTP 3',8-cyclase MoaA, which encodes MNHHTEHPPTFLDTLSRPLRSLRLSVTDRCNLRCQYCMPEEEYVWLPRKEILTLEEVSGLVDIFAELGVDKVRLTGGEPLVRRDLAALVKMIAHNQRIKDLAITTNGVLLAESAQSLYDAGLHRVTVSLDTLRPDRFTALTRRDFHDKVLDGIKAAGQVGFTGLKIDTVVMRGVNEDELIDLLEFGRQISAEVRFIEYMDVGGATLWSMNRVFSRAQILEVLTRRYGHIEPVAPVSAAPADRFVLPDGTVFGIVASTTTPFCRTCDRSRLTADGTWYLCLYAQHGIDLRSPLRAGVSKAELISTIVSGWTRRSDRGAEERKEMRSREVLIPVERLRADPHLEMHTRGG